The window AACACGCCCGGCTGGGGCTTCGGTCTCGCCTCCTCGAGCCTGGTCGGACAGGAACTGGGGACGGGCGACGAGTCGACGGCCGAACAGTACGGCCGGGAGATCATCCGCTTCGCCGTCGCGGTGTACGCCGTTTCGGCGATTCTCGTGTTTACCTTCGCCGAGCAGATCACGCTGCTGTTTACCGACAACCCGAACGATCCGGCGGTGCCGATCGCCGTCTCGCTCGTCTACGCCGCCTGCGCCGCCGTCATTCTCAGAGGCGTCTCGGGCGGTGCGGCCGGGCCACTCAACGCCAGTGGCGACACCCGGTGGCCGTTCTACAGCCAGTTCCTCGGGATGTTCGGCTTTGCAATTCCGCTGGCGTACCTCGGTGCGAACGGCCTCGAGCTCCCCCCGCTCGAGATCGCCGTTCCCGTCGTCGATCTGTCGGCGACGGTGCCAGGGGTCTCGATTCCTGCGCTCGGCCTGATGGGGCTCTACCTGGCGTTTATCGCCGAAACCGCCGTGCCGGCGGCGGTCAACTACTATCGGTTTACGACCGGGAAGTGGAAGCAGATCAGTCGATCGTACCGGCCTGACACCCCTACCGCCGACGACTGAGACTGACTTTCTTTCCGACCACTGTGACCGAAACGCAGATGTAGGGGGCTCGAGTATGTTGACCCGACAATGACGGTCGACGCTCACTGGACTGGCGGTCGAACCGAACGCGACGCATCGATCGTCACTCGAGGGGGGTCGCTGGTGCAGCGCGTGATCGATCCATGAGTGAGGTCAGGGTTCGCGTAGCCGACGCCGTCGACGCCTACCTCCAGCGGAAGGCCGTCGGCAACCCCGATGGCCCCGGTGCAGGTACCTACGCCTCGAACGCCGAGTCGATCCTCCGGCGCTGGACCGAGTGGCTCGAGCGCGACCACGAGGTGGCCTCGCTGTTCGACCTCGAGGACGTCCACATGCGCGCCTACGCCGAGGAACTGGCCGACCGAACCAACCGCGGGGAGTACACCGCATCGACGGCCGGCACGTACTTCGCCGTCGTCAGGGCCTTTCTCTCCTGGTGTGTCCACGGCGGCATCCTCGAGACGAACCCGGCCGCGACCGAGACCGCCGAGTCGGCGCTCCCGGTAGACGACGGCGATTCGGCGGAGACCCACTGGACGCGCGAGCAGCGAGAAGCGCTCGAGTCGTTCGTCCGCGAGCGCTCGGTCGAGGCCGAGGACGCTCCGCGTGCGGAACGGCTCGCCCGACTTCGCGAGTACGCCATGGTGGTCGTCCTCGCCCACTCCGGCGTCCGTGGCTCGGAGCTGTTTCGCGTCCCCGAGGACGATCGTCGAACCGGTGCGACCTGGGACGACGTCGACTTCTACTCCGGAACGATCCGCGTCCTCGGCAAGTCACAGCGCCTCGAGGACGTCCCGTTGCCGGCTGCCGCTCGGACGCCGTTGCGCCGATATCGCGTGGTACAGGATCCACCGACCAACGAGTGGCCGCTGTTCCCGACGCGACACGCACCGTCGGTTGCGCGTCGCGTACGAACCGTCCTCGCCGAGCGCGGGTTCGACGAGGCCGAAATCGACGCCCTCTGCGAACAGTGGACGGCCGCCGAACTCTCCAGACGGTACGCAATCGCACCCCCAGCGATCACGACCGAGGGGGCCCGATCGATCCTGAAACGGCTGTGTGAGGCGGCCGAGATCGACGTCGGTGGCGACTACCTCACACCCAGAGGTGCTCGCCCGGGACTCGGCGAGCGAACCTACCCCTCAAAGCAGGCGACGGCCGAAACGGCCCTGCGTGAGAGCATCCACGATCAGTCGATCGCGGTCGTGGAGGAACCGCCGGTGTTCGAAAGCCCCGATGGGCACTCGAGCGAGGAAGAGACGCCGGTCTCGGAATCCAACACGGAAGACTGAATCGCATACCGCTAATTGAGTCGCGAACTGAAGTCTGATTCGCACTACCGCGTCGCCACGGCAGTCGCAGGGCTCGCCACTGGCTGTACCGGCGCACCACCCTGATCACAGAGCAGCGCCGTCACGTAGGCAGTGACGTCGATTTTGTCCTCGAACAGCCGATCACGCCGATTACGCCAGCGCGCGCTCGTTTCCGGATCGTCGACGATCTCCCGAATCAGTTCGAGCCCGCGTTCCTCGTCGGGCGTCGACCGCATCAGGTCGTAGGACTGCTCGAGCTCGACGAAGTTGCTCATGTCTGCCTCACGGGCGGCGAACGACTGAATGCGAACTGTCGGCGTCCCAAGGAGGGCGGATTCGGTCGCCATCGTCGCGGAATCGCCGGCGTAGCAGTCGGCGTAGTAGAGCAGGTCGTGGATTCGCGTGGGGGACACCGGTAGCTGGTAGGCCTCGAGATCCGCGGGCAGCTCGTCGGTGCTCGTGATGTACACCGAGCCGTACTCCTCGAGCATCGAGACGAGCCGTCGTTTCCCCTCGAGTGAGAGGCCCGCTTCGCCGACGTCGTGCAGGGCGTCCCACCGCCGGAACCGGAGGACGAAGTATCGATCGTCGGGATCGACGCCGGCCTCCCTGAGCGCGTCGGGATCGGGCTCGAAGTACGCCGGATGGAGGTAGGCGAGTTCGTGAAACCCGTCGTAGCGGACGTGGTTCGGCCCGTACTCCTCCTCGTACCCGCGCGGCGTGGCGACTACGTGGGCGAACGGGGTCGTGATCCGGTGGGAGGTCGTTCCCTCGTTGTCGACGAAGACCACGCTCCGGGCGCCGACCAGCGGCGCGACGTGCGAGACGGCGACGCCACCGATGGCCGTCATCACGTCCGGATCGATGGCACGAACCCGCCGTAGCAAGCGGAGTTCGTACGCCAGTTGCACCCTCGCCAGCTCCGACAGCGAGTCCTGCGGGCCGGCGAGCACCTCGTGGGGGATGCCGTAGGCGTTGAGCAACGGGATCGCGAGGTCGTTCTCCCTCGCGAAGACGAACACCTCGTGACCCCGAGCCTCAAGTTCGGTGATGACGTGCCGGTAGAAGTGGACGTGAGCGGGGTGCTGGATCGTGACGACCGCCTTCATCGAACGGTCACCACGGTGTCGGCGTTCTCCGCGTGGTCGAGGGCCATCGCGAGCACGAGGCAGATAGATCCGAGAAAGGCGTAGAGAACGGTCATCCCGACCCAGACTGCGCGGCTGTTCGTGCGCGTTCTCGTTGCTGTGGCCCAGGCGAGGCCAGCCGATGCGAGAAGCCAGCCCGCGACGCCGAGGCCGTAGACGAGCACCAGCGGGTGGAACTCGCGGACGACGTAGCGTCGTCCGAGACGACGAAGGAAGCCGGTGAGCAACAATTTCGAGAGCCGTGGGACGAACGTGCGGTACTCGATGTGGCTCTGTTCGTCGCCGTACACCGCCGGCATGGAGACGTCCGCAACCCGAAAGCCGGCGGTGTTGAGTTCGACCAGGAGATCGTTCGCGAAGCCGTACGCCTCGTAGAGCGTCTCGAGGTCGACGGCCTCGAGTGCCTCCCGCGAGATGGCCGTGTAGCCGTTCTGGGGATCCATCATCTCCCAGTAGCCGCTGGCGACTTTCGTGAGGAAGGTCAGCGTGAGGTTGCCAAAGAGCCGCCAGCGAGACATCGAGGCGTAATCGTCTCGGCCGGCGAGTCGGTTGCCCTTGGCGTAGGCAGCCGTTCCGTCAACGACCGGATCGAGCAGTCGATCCAGCTGGTCGGGATCCATCTGAGCGTCCCCGGCCATCACGGCCGTGACGTCCATCCCGTCGGCGAGCGCGTGTTCGTAGCCGGTTTTGATCGCTCCGCCGACGCCGCGGTTTTCGGCGTGGCGTATAGGGATTACCGTCGTTCCAGCGTCGTCGTGATCGTCGCTCGAGTACGCTTCGTCGGGTTGCCGTGGTGTGGTTTCGAGAGCGGCCTGCCCATTTCCGTCGCTCATCTCTCCAGTGTTCGGCGGAACCGTCGCTGTCGAACCACCATCAGCGACCGGGTCGCTAAGGGAGTCATTCGAGGCGTCCCGCGTGTCGGTGGCCCCGCCGTCGGCACGTCTTTGTTCCGGAAGTGGATCGCAGTGGCGTTTGATCTCCGCCCACGTGTCGTCGGTCGATCGATCGTCGACGACGTAAACCCGATCGACGAACTCGGGCATGGTGTCGATGACCGTGCTGACGAGCCCTTCCTCGTTGTAGGCGGGCACAACAACGCCGACGGTGTGATCACGGTACACGGTGATCACCTCGTCTCCGCGCGCATCGCTTGCTCGAGCCGGCGACGTGTCGGTAACTGCGTGCGGGTGGACGTGTGTCTCATCTACGACTCTCGTCCGTTCGGTCGCTCATTGTTATGCGACGCTTGCACGAGGAGTAGCCCGAAGCTATCTCAGCTGCGTACGGGAAGTGGCCGAAACCAGCCGAATCGCCCCTTCTCGAGACACGGTAGGCGAACGGTATCGGCCTAGAGAACGAGCAACAGCGCGATCGTCAGTGCCAGCGTAATGAGCAAGACGGTGAATCCGATCGACGCACGGAGGCTAATCGTGGATGGGCGACCGCCGTCTGCCGAACGACGCTCTTCGACGTCGACGAGCCACGACGGAAGCCGGCGAGCACCGCCCTCGACGGCGAGTACGGGGTTGTTTCCGATCCAGTAGCCGGTTCGTACGAGCGAGACCGCCGTGCGGTCGACGGCTGCGAACGTCTCGGTGACCAGCAGCATCGACCAGCGGCCGGTCGTGTACCCGAGTTTGTTGACGACCAGCGCCGGGTCATCGTACTCGAGTTTCGAGAGCGGTTTCCGGATGATCGGGAACGCGATCGCGGAGATGACGAGCAGGAGCACCGCGTCCTGTAAGTGGCCCATACTGTAGGGGTCGAGCGTTCCCTCGACACCGAGGCCGGCGAACTGCGTGCCGTCGATCACCGGCATGAGGTCGGTGAAGATCGGCCAGCCGATCGCCGGAATGCCAAGGATGACACAGGCACCGCCGACAGAGAGCATCGCGGTGGTCTGACCGGGTCTGGCGTCGCGAACCTCCCGGTCGCTCTCGCCGTGGAAGAACACGTAGTAGCCGAGTTTGATGAACGAGAGGAACGTGCCGACCCCGCCGATGAACAGCAGGACGAACAGCGGCCAGTGGGCGTCCCCGCCGAAGTAGCCCGTGGCGGCGTCGAACACCATCCCCTTGCTGATGAAGCCGCTGAAGCCAGGGACGGCGGTAATCGAGAGGGCGCCGATGAAGAACGCGACGGCAGTGATCGGCATCTCGCGCCAGAGGCCGCCGAGTTTGTACAGGTCGTTCTCCCGGGTGCGGTAGATGACGACCCCGACGGCCATGAACAGCAGGCTCTTGTAGAGGACGTTGTTGAACAGGTGCCCCATCGCTCCGGCGACGCCGATGGCCGACCCGAGGCCGATGCCGGCGACCATGTACCCCAGCTGGGCCTGGATGTGGTAGGACAGCAGCGCCCGCATGTCGTGCTGGAGCAGCGCGAAGATGACGCCGTAGACGGCCATCAGGCCGCCCATGTACGCGAGCCACAGGTGCCCTTCGGGGAACGCCCGGAGCAGGACGTAGGCGCTCGTTTTCGTCGTAAACGCCGCGAGGAACACCGAGGCCGCAAAGTGCGGTTTGGGGTAGGTGTCCGGCAGCCAGGTGTGGAACCCGATGAAGGCGACGTTGACGCCGATTCCGAGCACGGCGAGCAGGGCCGGAATTCCCGTGGCGATCCCGCCGTCGATGAGCAGGTCACCGGTGTAACCCGTTGCCCCCTCGCCGTACACGAACGTCCCTGCCTGGGCGTAGTGGGCGATGACGGCGAACAGGACGAGGCTGCCACCGATCCCGTGAGCCAGCGCGTAGCGATAGCCCGCGCGGACGGCATCGCGGCCGTAGTGCCAGACCAGCAGCGTGCTCGTGACGGCCATGATCTCCCACATGAACACGAGCACGAGCCAGTCGCCGGCGAAGACGGCTCCCAGCGCGCTGGCGACGTACGCGAGCGCGAAGGCAGCCATCACTCGGGGTGCCTCACTCGAGTAGGCGTAGAGCACCGCGAAGGTTCCCAAAAAGCCCAACCCGATGGCGACGAAGCGGGTGTACTCGTCGACGAGGTACGGCTGGACGTCGAAGCCGAGGAACGTCATCGACACGTGCGAGCCCTCGGGGGCGACGAACGCGATGGCCGTCACTGCAGCGAGGCTGAGTGCGCCGAGGGCGAATCCGGCGATTCGGGGCAGCACGAGCATCAAGAGGGCGGCAGCGAAGACCAGCAACGGCGGATAGATCGCCGTCATGGCGTCGATCTCAGTCAAGGACGCTCACCCCCGTGACACCCTCGACGATGGTGTTCGCCAGCTCGAGGAAGACGGCGTAGTCGGGGACGATCCCGAGGACGACCGCGCCGGTGACGATAACGGCGATCGGCATCAACATGAGCCAGGTACTCTCGCCGAAGGAGAGGCCAGAGTGGCGTTCCCAGCCGCCGGGCGGTGCGCCACCGTGGTGGTGATGGTCGTCGTGGTCGTCGTGGTCGTCGGCGTGTTTCTCGTGGCCGTCGCCCTCGTGGGCGGGCTCGTTTCGTTCGTCGGCGGTGCCGTCGTCGCCCGAGCCTGTGCCGAATGGAACGTCGGCGTCGCTCGGGTTCGTGTCGACGGCGTAAGCGGGTTGGTCTTCGCGGTCGTCATCGTGGGATTCCTCGTCGTGACCGGCGTCATCGTCGCCCCCACGCCCGCCATCGGTCGCAACCGCCTGTTCGTCCTCGTGGGCGAGCACGCCGTAGGACTCCCGTTTCCCGCCAGCAGGGAACTCGAGCAGCGGCTTGGCGTCGTGGCGATCCTCGCTCTCGAAGAACGCGGTGTAGACGACCGGCCAGAGGTAGGCGATGTTCAGCACTCCGGAGACGATGAGCGACGCGGCGAAGATCCACAGCCAGGTGGCCTCGAGGCCGAACGCCGTCACGTCCGCGCCGCTCGCGGCCCCGATCAGCAGGTAGAACTTGCTGACGAAGCCGGCGAGCAGCGGGATGCCGGCCATGCTGGCCGCCCCGAGGGCGAACGCCGACATCGTGACTGGCATTCGTTTCCCGATACCGGCCATCTCGCTGACGTAGTCGGTGTGGGTCTCGACGTGTACCGCCCCGGCACAGAAGAACAGCGTGAGCTTGCCGAACGCGTGCGCCGGGATGTGCAACAGTGCGCCAAGCACCGCGATCGGGTGGAGCATCGAGAGCCCCAGTACGATGTAGGACAGCTGGGCGGTCGTCGAGTACGCCAGCCGACGCTTGAGGTGATCTTTCCGGAGCGCGATGATGCTCGCCGCCGTGAGCGTGAACGCGGCGAGGATCGCCACCGGCACGTTGAGCGGGACGTCGCCGACCACCGGGGCCGACAGCGGGAACGCCCGCGGGAACTCGAGGCCGAAGACATCCAGGTAGACGCGGGCGACGCCGAACGCCCCGGACTTGACGACGGCCACGGCGTGGAGCAGCCCGGAGACGGGCGTCGGCGCGACCATCGCGTCCGCGAGCCACGAGTGTAGCGGCATCACGGCTGCCTTCACGCCGAAGCCGGCGATCAGCAGGTAGAACGCGGCTTGGGCGATGGCCGGATCGGCCGCAGCGGCGTCGGTCAGGAGTCCGATGCCGCCGGCCTCGAAGGCGAGGGTCGCCTCGCCGGCCTGGTTCGTCAGCCAGTAGACCAGGACGGTGCCGGCGAGCAGGAACACCCCGCCACCGAAGAACGTGTAGGTGAGGTACTTCCGGCCGGCGATGCGCGCCTCCGCGTCCTCGTTGTGGGCGACCAGCGGGTATGTCACGAGCGAGAGCAGCTCGTAGAACACGAAGATCGTGAGCAGGTTCGAGGCGAACGCGATCCCCACCGCCGTCGACAGGCTGGCGGCGAACGCCGCGAAAAATCGCGTCTGGGCGTGTTCGTCGAGCCCGCGCATGTACCCCGCCGCGTAAAACGAGGTAAAGATCCAGAGGAAGCTCGCGAGCAGCGCGAAGAGCATCCCGAGCGGATCCGCTCGCAGGGCGAAGTCGACGCCGGCGACGAATTCGAGGCCGGTCGCCTCGCTGAAACTCCACTGGTAGATCGTTCCAGACATAACGCCCGGCAGCATGCTCGCGACGATGGCGAACTTCGAGAGCGCGGCCAGGACGGACCACCCTTCCCGGACGTTCGGATGACGATACGACGCGACGATGAAGACCACAGCGATCGCCGAGACGAGCACGGCAGCCAGCGGTCGCGGGTCGGTAACGACGTGTTCAGACATCAGGCAGACACCTCCAGGTCAGCGGATTCGACGAACGGCGCGAGCAACTCGAAGAAGACGTCCCCGGCGAAGCCGAGGGCGACGGCCAGGACGGCAGTGACGACGAGGACACCGAGCATCCCCACGGTGACCTGCCGTGTTCCCGTCGAGTGGCCGCCGTCGGTGACGGGCGTTCCGGCGCCGTGATCAGGATCGTGGTCGTGGTCGCGACCACGGCCGTGGGGTAACTCGAGTGCGGACGACGGCGTGAAGTACATCTTCTCGAGCAGTCGGGCGACGTACGCCAGCGTGAGCATCGTGCTGAGGAAGATGACGCCGGCGACCGTCCAGGCCTGGGCCTCAATGGCCCCGACGGCGATGTACCACTTGCCGATGAAGCCGATCGACGGCGGGATGCCGACGAGGGTGATCAGGAGGACGGCCATCGAGCCGGCGGCGAACGGCCGACTCGAGGCGAGGCCGGCGTACTCGTCGACGGTTCGCGCCCCGTAGCCGAGGGCGACGACGCCGACGGCGATGAACAGGCCGGCTTTCATCAGGCCGTGGCCGACGAGGTGGATCAGCGCGCCCACCAGCGCCGTCTCGGTGAGCAGGCCGTAGGCGGCGACGATGAGGCCGAACTGCGACACCGAGGAGTACGCGAGCATCCGCTTAACGTCGGTCTGGATGACCGCGAGAACGCTGCCTGCAACGACGCTCACCGCACCGACGGTGACCACGAGTTCGGTCGCGTACGGCGTCGACGCGATGAAGTCGGCGCCGAAGACGGTGAACATGAGCCGAGCCAGCGCGTAGGCCGAGACGGTCGAGACGAGCGCGGCGATCAGCGGTGTCACGCCGTCGGGGGCGTGCTGGTAGGCGTCGGGTTGCCAGCTGTGCAGCGGCCACTGGGCCACCTTGATCGCGAATCCGATGAAGATGAACGCGAACGCGGCCCGGGCGAGTTGCAGGTTCTGGCCCTCGAGCGTGGGCACTGTTGCGGCGAGGTCGATCATGTTTAGGGTGCCCGTCGCCATGAAGAGGAAACCGACGCCGATCAGGTAGATCGACGCGCCGACGGTGCCGATGATGAGGTACTTGAGTGCGGCGACCGCCGATTCGGGCCCGTCGCCGCTCGAGATCAGCGCGTAGGTGCCGAGGCCGACGATTTCGAGGAAGACGAACATGTTGAACACGTCGCCGGTCATCGTGAGGCCGAGCAGGCCGCCCACGAGCAGCAGGTAGCCGCTGTAGAACGTGTTCCCGCGGGGGCCGCCGACGCGGGTGTACGCGAGCAGCCCGAGCGCGGTGCCGGTCACGAGCAGGGCGATCATCGTCGAGAGGGTGTCGGCGACGAGTTCGATCCCCATCGGCCGGGGGAAGCCGCCGAGCTGGTGGATGACGGCGACCTCGAGGTTCGATCCCGACGCGCCGTAGACCCGCGTGGCGAGGTAGACGGTTCCGGCGAACAGGGCGATCGTCGTCGCGAGGGTGACAGCCCATCCCGTCCGGTCGTATCTGAGTCCGAGCGCGATCGGCACGGTGGCCATCAGAATCGGCACGACGACGAGCAGGGCCGGCAGGAGGTCGACGCTACTCATCGGCACGCACCTCCCGGAGGGTGTCCTCGCGAAGCGTCCCGTACTCCGAGTGGATCCGGACGATCAGCGCCAGGCCGACCGCCGTGAGCGCGATCCCGACGACAATAGCCGTCAGGACGATCACGTGCGGGAGCGGGCTGGCGAGCAGAAGTTCGCTCGAGCCCGGATCCGGGTCGGCGGGAACGACAGGCGATCCACCGCCTTCCACGTAGGCGACGGCGACGAAGAACAGGAAGATCGCCGTCTGGAACAGGTTGACGCCGATCAGCTTCTTGACGAGGTTCTCGCTGGCGATGGTCATGTAGAGACCGATGCCGAGCAGGACGAACATCAGGGCGTACGCGTAGTGGGTACCGAGCAACTCAATCATCGTCTGAGACCTCCGTTCGATCGTTCGTTTCTCGTTCCGGCCGCGACCGGCGCCGCTGCGGGGTGAACCCGGCCGCCGTCGCGAAAAAGAGCGTGATGACCACGCCCGCGACGATCAGGGCGATGCCGCCGACCTCGATGGCTTCCATCCCCCACTTCGTGCCGTCAGGGATGCCGAGGACGGTGTCGAACAACCGGTACTCGAGGAACGCCCCACCGAGAGCGATCGTCGCCAGGCCGACGCCGACGAAGATGGCGACGCCGCCGGCGACGAGACCGACGAGGACGCTGTTTTTCAGCCACTGGCGGGTCGGCTCGATGCCGAACGCGAACGCCAGCATCAGGACGGTGACGCCGATGATGGCCCCGCCCTGGAAGCTTCCGCCAGGGGTGTCCGCCCCGTGAAGGGTCATGAACATCCCGTAGGTGAGCGTGAACGGGGCGATGATCTTCACCGCCGTCAGGATGACCTGACTTTCGGTGTAGGTGTCCTCGTAGCCGGTCGTGTTCCGGTCGGCCATCAGGCGAACACCTCCCGTTTCAGTACCAGGAGCGTCGCAATACCGGCGGCGAAGACGACGACTGCCTCGCCGAAGGTGTCGAACCCTCGGTAGGCCGCCAGCACCGCCGTGACGGCGTTCTGGACGCCCGTATCGTCGTAGGTCTGCTCGAGGTACG of the Natronosalvus vescus genome contains:
- a CDS encoding tyrosine-type recombinase/integrase — its product is MSEVRVRVADAVDAYLQRKAVGNPDGPGAGTYASNAESILRRWTEWLERDHEVASLFDLEDVHMRAYAEELADRTNRGEYTASTAGTYFAVVRAFLSWCVHGGILETNPAATETAESALPVDDGDSAETHWTREQREALESFVRERSVEAEDAPRAERLARLREYAMVVVLAHSGVRGSELFRVPEDDRRTGATWDDVDFYSGTIRVLGKSQRLEDVPLPAAARTPLRRYRVVQDPPTNEWPLFPTRHAPSVARRVRTVLAERGFDEAEIDALCEQWTAAELSRRYAIAPPAITTEGARSILKRLCEAAEIDVGGDYLTPRGARPGLGERTYPSKQATAETALRESIHDQSIAVVEEPPVFESPDGHSSEEETPVSESNTED
- a CDS encoding DUF354 domain-containing protein, with amino-acid sequence MKAVVTIQHPAHVHFYRHVITELEARGHEVFVFARENDLAIPLLNAYGIPHEVLAGPQDSLSELARVQLAYELRLLRRVRAIDPDVMTAIGGVAVSHVAPLVGARSVVFVDNEGTTSHRITTPFAHVVATPRGYEEEYGPNHVRYDGFHELAYLHPAYFEPDPDALREAGVDPDDRYFVLRFRRWDALHDVGEAGLSLEGKRRLVSMLEEYGSVYITSTDELPADLEAYQLPVSPTRIHDLLYYADCYAGDSATMATESALLGTPTVRIQSFAAREADMSNFVELEQSYDLMRSTPDEERGLELIREIVDDPETSARWRNRRDRLFEDKIDVTAYVTALLCDQGGAPVQPVASPATAVATR
- a CDS encoding glycosyltransferase family 2 protein, which codes for MYRDHTVGVVVPAYNEEGLVSTVIDTMPEFVDRVYVVDDRSTDDTWAEIKRHCDPLPEQRRADGGATDTRDASNDSLSDPVADGGSTATVPPNTGEMSDGNGQAALETTPRQPDEAYSSDDHDDAGTTVIPIRHAENRGVGGAIKTGYEHALADGMDVTAVMAGDAQMDPDQLDRLLDPVVDGTAAYAKGNRLAGRDDYASMSRWRLFGNLTLTFLTKVASGYWEMMDPQNGYTAISREALEAVDLETLYEAYGFANDLLVELNTAGFRVADVSMPAVYGDEQSHIEYRTFVPRLSKLLLTGFLRRLGRRYVVREFHPLVLVYGLGVAGWLLASAGLAWATATRTRTNSRAVWVGMTVLYAFLGSICLVLAMALDHAENADTVVTVR
- a CDS encoding Na(+)/H(+) antiporter subunit D, producing MTEIDAMTAIYPPLLVFAAALLMLVLPRIAGFALGALSLAAVTAIAFVAPEGSHVSMTFLGFDVQPYLVDEYTRFVAIGLGFLGTFAVLYAYSSEAPRVMAAFALAYVASALGAVFAGDWLVLVFMWEIMAVTSTLLVWHYGRDAVRAGYRYALAHGIGGSLVLFAVIAHYAQAGTFVYGEGATGYTGDLLIDGGIATGIPALLAVLGIGVNVAFIGFHTWLPDTYPKPHFAASVFLAAFTTKTSAYVLLRAFPEGHLWLAYMGGLMAVYGVIFALLQHDMRALLSYHIQAQLGYMVAGIGLGSAIGVAGAMGHLFNNVLYKSLLFMAVGVVIYRTRENDLYKLGGLWREMPITAVAFFIGALSITAVPGFSGFISKGMVFDAATGYFGGDAHWPLFVLLFIGGVGTFLSFIKLGYYVFFHGESDREVRDARPGQTTAMLSVGGACVILGIPAIGWPIFTDLMPVIDGTQFAGLGVEGTLDPYSMGHLQDAVLLLVISAIAFPIIRKPLSKLEYDDPALVVNKLGYTTGRWSMLLVTETFAAVDRTAVSLVRTGYWIGNNPVLAVEGGARRLPSWLVDVEERRSADGGRPSTISLRASIGFTVLLITLALTIALLLVL
- a CDS encoding proton-conducting transporter membrane subunit; amino-acid sequence: MSEHVVTDPRPLAAVLVSAIAVVFIVASYRHPNVREGWSVLAALSKFAIVASMLPGVMSGTIYQWSFSEATGLEFVAGVDFALRADPLGMLFALLASFLWIFTSFYAAGYMRGLDEHAQTRFFAAFAASLSTAVGIAFASNLLTIFVFYELLSLVTYPLVAHNEDAEARIAGRKYLTYTFFGGGVFLLAGTVLVYWLTNQAGEATLAFEAGGIGLLTDAAAADPAIAQAAFYLLIAGFGVKAAVMPLHSWLADAMVAPTPVSGLLHAVAVVKSGAFGVARVYLDVFGLEFPRAFPLSAPVVGDVPLNVPVAILAAFTLTAASIIALRKDHLKRRLAYSTTAQLSYIVLGLSMLHPIAVLGALLHIPAHAFGKLTLFFCAGAVHVETHTDYVSEMAGIGKRMPVTMSAFALGAASMAGIPLLAGFVSKFYLLIGAASGADVTAFGLEATWLWIFAASLIVSGVLNIAYLWPVVYTAFFESEDRHDAKPLLEFPAGGKRESYGVLAHEDEQAVATDGGRGGDDDAGHDEESHDDDREDQPAYAVDTNPSDADVPFGTGSGDDGTADERNEPAHEGDGHEKHADDHDDHDDHHHHGGAPPGGWERHSGLSFGESTWLMLMPIAVIVTGAVVLGIVPDYAVFLELANTIVEGVTGVSVLD
- a CDS encoding proton-conducting transporter membrane subunit, translated to MSSVDLLPALLVVVPILMATVPIALGLRYDRTGWAVTLATTIALFAGTVYLATRVYGASGSNLEVAVIHQLGGFPRPMGIELVADTLSTMIALLVTGTALGLLAYTRVGGPRGNTFYSGYLLLVGGLLGLTMTGDVFNMFVFLEIVGLGTYALISSGDGPESAVAALKYLIIGTVGASIYLIGVGFLFMATGTLNMIDLAATVPTLEGQNLQLARAAFAFIFIGFAIKVAQWPLHSWQPDAYQHAPDGVTPLIAALVSTVSAYALARLMFTVFGADFIASTPYATELVVTVGAVSVVAGSVLAVIQTDVKRMLAYSSVSQFGLIVAAYGLLTETALVGALIHLVGHGLMKAGLFIAVGVVALGYGARTVDEYAGLASSRPFAAGSMAVLLITLVGIPPSIGFIGKWYIAVGAIEAQAWTVAGVIFLSTMLTLAYVARLLEKMYFTPSSALELPHGRGRDHDHDPDHGAGTPVTDGGHSTGTRQVTVGMLGVLVVTAVLAVALGFAGDVFFELLAPFVESADLEVSA
- a CDS encoding cation:proton antiporter subunit C codes for the protein MIELLGTHYAYALMFVLLGIGLYMTIASENLVKKLIGVNLFQTAIFLFFVAVAYVEGGGSPVVPADPDPGSSELLLASPLPHVIVLTAIVVGIALTAVGLALIVRIHSEYGTLREDTLREVRADE
- a CDS encoding MnhB domain-containing protein, with the protein product MADRNTTGYEDTYTESQVILTAVKIIAPFTLTYGMFMTLHGADTPGGSFQGGAIIGVTVLMLAFAFGIEPTRQWLKNSVLVGLVAGGVAIFVGVGLATIALGGAFLEYRLFDTVLGIPDGTKWGMEAIEVGGIALIVAGVVITLFFATAAGFTPQRRRSRPERETNDRTEVSDDD